The Sphingobium sp. JS3065 genomic sequence GGCAGCGCTGTGGGGGAGATGCGGTTGTGAGTGCGCCTTTCCGCTTTCCGCGTTTCTTCGTCACCAATCCCAGCCCATGCCCCTATCTGCCGGGCAGGAGCGAGCGGAAGGTGTTCACCGAACTGAGCGGCGACAATGCGTCGGAACTGAACGACGCCCTTGGCCGCATCGGGTTTCGCCGCAGCCAGAACGTCGCCTATCGCCCCAGTTGCGCGGATTGTTCCGCCTGCGTGTCGGTGCGCGTCGTCGCGGGCGAGTTCGAACCCAATGCGACTCAGCGCAAATTGCTGCGCAAGAATGAAGACCTGGTCATCACCGCCTGCAAGCCCTGGTCGACCGAGGAGCAGTTCGCGCTGCTCCAGCGCTATCTGCGCGCGCGTCATCCCGGCGGCGGAATGACCGAAATGGATGAGATGGACTTTGCCGACATGGTCGAACAGACCCCGGTGGAAAGCCATGTCGTCGAGTATCGCGAACCGGGTGAGGATGGCCGCCCCGGAAAACTGATCGGCGCCTGCCTGACCGACCGGCAGGGCGACGGCCTGTCGATGATCTACAGCTTCTTCGATACGGAGCTGGAGCATCGCAAGGGGCTGGGCAATTTCATCATCATGGATCACATCCTGCGCGCCGCGAAGGCCGGGCTGTCCTATGTCTATCTCGGCTATTGGGTCGAGGGGTCGCAGCGTATGCAGTATAAGATCCGCTACCGCCCGCTCGAACGGCTGAGCCGCAACGGCTGGACCCGTTTCGACCCGGACGAGCAGGCGCACGCCGTTCGGGAAGTGGAAAGCCGCGACGAGCCGGCATTGCCGCGAGAATTGGCCGCGATCTTCCGCAAATAAGGCCGCCGGCGCGGGCCGGAGCGCGCAGCCCGGCCGCCGGAAATCCTTTCCACCGTTACGGATTTTTACCGCTAGGGAGTTGGAAAGCTTATTTAACTTTTTCCATTACCACATCCTGATGAATTACAGAATTGGCGGTGAACCAAGGCTGACGCATGGACCGTTTTGCTGATCGTAGATTTCAGGAACTGGGTACCGAACTGGCTCAGGACGGGCTGGATTGGGACACTTTTCACTATCGCAATGAATTGCTCTTTTCGCCGGTATTCCAGCGCGTCTCGCCACCACTGATTCGCTGGATCGCGGATTCGCGCGGTCGCATCCTGTCGCGAGAGATCGCTTCCGACCTGTTCGCGCGCCATTTTTCCTCCGACATGATGGGAAATGGCTGGCGCGCCATGCTGGACCGCCACGACTGCAAGGCCTTGGCCGACGCGGCGAAGCATTCCCGCCCCGGTCCGATCCCCGTCCGGATGCGCACCCTGTCGGGGGAGACGAGATCGGGGATCGTGCGCATGACGCTGGTCGCGGAACCGGACGAGCAGCCGCTCTGGTACGGCACAGTCGAAGATATTGACGAGCGCTATGACCGGGATCGTCGGGCATTGGCCGATGCGCTGGCGGAAAGCCGACAACATTATCGCTGGTCGGTGGAACTCAGTCCCCAAGTGCCCTGGACGGCGGCCCCTGACGGCGCGGTTGAGGAAATCGGGCCGCGTTGGCGGGATTTGACCGGCATGGACCCGGATCAGGCGCAAGGCACAGGGTGGATCGATTCGCTTCATCCCGACGATGTCGACCGGACGATGGCGGTCTGGATGGAAAAGGTCCGAACGGGCGATCCGGTGGATGTGGACTACCGGCTGCGCCTAGCCGACGGCGGCTATCGCTGGATGCGGTCGCGGGCGTCGGCGCGGCGCGATGCGAAGGGCCGGATCGTGCGCTGGTACGGCACGCTGGAGGATATTCACGCGCAGAAGCTGGCGCAGCGCGAACTTGCCGATAGCGAGGAACGCTTCCGCCTGGCCGTGCAGTCGGCGCGTCTGGGCATCTGGGATTTCGACGCAATGGCGGGCACGCGGACATGGTCGCCGGAATTCCGGTCGATGCTGGGATTGTCCGATACCGAACCGGCGACGAGCGAACTGGCGCTGAAGCTGGTGCATCCGGACGACCGTGCCCGCCTGGCCGCAATGCTGGACGCCGTGGCGAATGAGCGCATGCCGCCGCATTTCGAAGCGACCCTCAGGATATACCGGGCCGATACCGGCGCCCTGCGCTGGATCAAGAGCGTCGGATGGCGCAGTTTTTCGGATTCGGGTCGGCCGCTGCGCGTCATCGTCACCTTCCAGGACGTCACCGAGGAAAGGGATAGCGAGGAACGCATCCGCTGGGCCGCGACGCATGATCCGATGACCCGCATGCCCAACCGGGCGCTGTGGCAGGCGACGCTGGAGGAAATGACCGAGCGGGCGCGCAGTCGCGGAGAGAGCTTCGGCCTGATCCTGGTCGACATAGACGATCTGAAGCGGACCAACGACATGCTGGGCCATGATGCGGGCGATGCGCTCCTTTGCGGCTTTGCGCAGCGTTTTGCCTCCTGCGCGCCGGCCGACGCCATGATCGGGCGGCTGGGAGGTGACGAGTTCGGCATGATCGCGCCTTCACTCGCCAGCAGCACGGCGCTTTCGGACTGGAGCGCCGAACTGCTGGGCGGTGTGCGGGCGCCCTATGTCCATAATGGCCGTTCGCTCGACTATGGCATCAGCATGGGTGGCGCGGTCTTCGGCGAACATGGGGAGGACGCGACCGAATTGCTGAAGGCGGCGGACTTGGCGCTTTACGCATCCAAATCGTCGGGACGGGGCCGCCTGACGCTGTTCCAGTCGCAATTGCGCGCAGAGGCGCAGCAGCGCAGTTCGATGATCCATATGGCGCGGCAGGCGATCGCGGAGGATCTGGTGGTGCCCTATTATCAGCCGAAGTCCGATATGAAGACGGGCCGGATATTGGGCTATGAAGCGCTGCTTCGCTGGCAGCATCCGCGCACCGGCGTACATGCGCCCGACAGCATCGCCGCGGCGTTCGATAATGCGGAAATCGCCGTCGAACTGACGGAAAAGATGCTGGCGAAGGTCGTTCGCGA encodes the following:
- a CDS encoding putative bifunctional diguanylate cyclase/phosphodiesterase, producing the protein MDRFADRRFQELGTELAQDGLDWDTFHYRNELLFSPVFQRVSPPLIRWIADSRGRILSREIASDLFARHFSSDMMGNGWRAMLDRHDCKALADAAKHSRPGPIPVRMRTLSGETRSGIVRMTLVAEPDEQPLWYGTVEDIDERYDRDRRALADALAESRQHYRWSVELSPQVPWTAAPDGAVEEIGPRWRDLTGMDPDQAQGTGWIDSLHPDDVDRTMAVWMEKVRTGDPVDVDYRLRLADGGYRWMRSRASARRDAKGRIVRWYGTLEDIHAQKLAQRELADSEERFRLAVQSARLGIWDFDAMAGTRTWSPEFRSMLGLSDTEPATSELALKLVHPDDRARLAAMLDAVANERMPPHFEATLRIYRADTGALRWIKSVGWRSFSDSGRPLRVIVTFQDVTEERDSEERIRWAATHDPMTRMPNRALWQATLEEMTERARSRGESFGLILVDIDDLKRTNDMLGHDAGDALLCGFAQRFASCAPADAMIGRLGGDEFGMIAPSLASSTALSDWSAELLGGVRAPYVHNGRSLDYGISMGGAVFGEHGEDATELLKAADLALYASKSSGRGRLTLFQSQLRAEAQQRSSMIHMARQAIAEDLVVPYYQPKSDMKTGRILGYEALLRWQHPRTGVHAPDSIAAAFDNAEIAVELTEKMLAKVVRDVDRWLRSGYDPGRVAINASAADFMQHDFADHVLAHLARCAVPPQRFEIEVTETVFLGRGAEQVERALHRLSAAGVRIALDDFGTGYASLSHLKQYPVDVLKIDRSFIRNIERDAGDAVIVDAIVNLGSSLGMEVVAEGVETAGQVELLIARGCTIGQGYLMGRPRPWAAVRSQAA
- a CDS encoding arginyltransferase — protein: MSAPFRFPRFFVTNPSPCPYLPGRSERKVFTELSGDNASELNDALGRIGFRRSQNVAYRPSCADCSACVSVRVVAGEFEPNATQRKLLRKNEDLVITACKPWSTEEQFALLQRYLRARHPGGGMTEMDEMDFADMVEQTPVESHVVEYREPGEDGRPGKLIGACLTDRQGDGLSMIYSFFDTELEHRKGLGNFIIMDHILRAAKAGLSYVYLGYWVEGSQRMQYKIRYRPLERLSRNGWTRFDPDEQAHAVREVESRDEPALPRELAAIFRK